From the Lolium rigidum isolate FL_2022 chromosome 2, APGP_CSIRO_Lrig_0.1, whole genome shotgun sequence genome, one window contains:
- the LOC124689899 gene encoding putative cyclin-dependent kinase F-2, which translates to MAVVGALPAAVRFVDSRSKSCNGRPIWSLDDYGETGVLGHGSFGTVIKARYYGTGESVAIKILTSTSSHDATLREADLLAACSGHRSIVQLRAMSLDPATDALSLVMEYVGPSLSDVLRWRHARPFPEADVRCVMRQLLAGTEHMHRCRVVHRDIKPDNVLVGADRMSVKICDLGLAMSMTEPPPYGRCGTRNYTAPEILLGKPDYDATVDAWSLGCVMAELLRGCPIFCGAEDDADQLLKIFEILGTPNEWSWPAYGSMPLAGELVTLPSIPHCNRLREMFPEHRLSAEGFQVLSGLLSCDADRRLSATAALRHPWFTNNVDDAPQCLI; encoded by the coding sequence ATGGCCGTCGTTGGAGCCCTACCCGCCGCCGTCCGCTTCGTCGACTCCCGGTCAAAGAGCTGCAACGGGAGGCCTATCTGGAGCCTCGACGACTACGGCGAGACGGGCGTGCTCGGCCACGGGTCCTTCGGCACCGTCATCAAGGCGCGCTACTACGGCACCGGGGAGAGCGTGGCCATCAAGATCCTCACCTCGACCAGCAGCCACGACGCGACGCTCCGGGAGGCCGACCTCCTCGCGGCGTGCAGCGGCCACCGCTCCATCGTGCAGCTGCGCGCCATGTCCCTGGACCCCGCCACCGACGCGCTCTCCCTCGTGATGGAGTACGTCGGGCCAAGCCTCAGCGACGTCCTCCGCTGGCGCCACGCCCGCCCGTTCCCGGAGGCCGACGTGCGCTGCGTCATGCGCCAGCTCCTGGCCGGCACGGAGCACATGCACCGGTGCCGCGTCGTCCACCGGGACATCAAGCCCGACAACGTCCTCGTCGGCGCCGACCGCATGAGCGTCAAGATATGCGACCTCGGGCTCGCCATGTCCATGACCGAGCCCCCGCCGTACGGCCGCTGCGGCACCCGCAACTACACCGCGCCGGAGATCCTCCTGGGGAAGCCCGACTACGACGCGACGGTGGACGCGTGGTCGCTCGGCTGCGTCATGGCCGAGCTCCTCCGAGGGTGCCCGATCTTCTGCGGTGCGGAGGACGACGCCGACCAGCTCCTCAAGATCTTCGAGATACTTGGCACGCCGAACGAGTGGTCCTGGCCGGCCTACGGCTCCATGCCGCTCGCTGGAGAGCTGGTGACGCTGCCGAGCATCCCACACTGTAACAGGCTGCGCGAGATGTTCCCTGAGCACCGCCTGTCCGCGGAAGGGTTCCAAGTACTGAGCGGCCTCCTCTCCTGCGACGCCGATAGGAGGCTGTCGGCGACGGCCGCCCTCCGGCATCCGTGGTTCACCAACAACGTGGACGACGCTCCCCAATGTCTGATCTGA